A region from the Macrobrachium nipponense isolate FS-2020 chromosome 47, ASM1510439v2, whole genome shotgun sequence genome encodes:
- the LOC135204513 gene encoding uncharacterized protein LOC135204513, with translation MGSTPDDAESSDIDMSPLDIDSDDDDPTYVPDEGLTQDGAFDLPNSRDRKVNVVSQAMPMEEEPEPNPKRSHADEWKKENIDIHALPDYIHQKPGARNSLGTRDFALPRRGQQVVFAKY, from the exons ATGGGTAGCACCCCTGACGACGCTGAATCAAGTGATATCGACATGAGCCCTTTggacattgacagtgatgatgacgaccctacctacgttcctgacgaaggccttactCAGGACGGTGCCTTTGACCTTCCTAACTCTAGAG atcgcaaggtcaatgttgtctctcaagcgatgcctatggaagaggaacctgagcctaaccctaagaggtctcatgctgatgaatggaagaaggaaaacatTGATATCCATGCCCTGCCCGACTAcattcatcagaagcctggtgccaggaattctcttggcactagagattttgctttgccaagaaggggccaacaggtagtttttgcaaaatattga